The sequence CACTAAGCCTCCCCAGCATTGGcataaagaagaagatgacTTGAAATGCTTTTATACTTTCTCTTATTTCACTGTTAAAAGAATTCACccatcaaatttttaaatttatgtattttttttctttgaattctAGCagcatatataaaatataaatttttaaaaaactttcTAATtcgtcttttttctttttaaaataatttaaaagccGCATCCTCTTTATTTAAACTTAAAGAAACATACTCTTACAtagtttttatgttttattatttttttactttttgttaCTTTAaagtgattttcttttttcttatttattttttattttactttattagtaaaaaaattaattaaaaataaaaataaaaataaaaatattgttaatatatattttaagatgaattaaaataaaaaattaattatttataatttaatagagacatatagaaaatattcTTGTTCAAATACTTTAAGCACACATGAAATTCACTTCATCCTGTAGAACTGAACTGCAAATTATTTAGTATCTTAATATGTATTGTTAATATTTAtggatattaataataatagtaatcattacatatattattgataaaaaaaatatttaatataaatataacacattaaaataaaaatataagtagaTGACTCTTATCTTTATGCCAAGAAAAACTATTAAGATTTTCTCTGTCTAGGAATTAATATTagtctaattaattaaaaaatttgaaatatttatatttttaaatttaaattggaagctttaatttaagtttaaacaatttttaccattttatgTAGAAATTGGATGTTGTTGAGtatgaattttcttatttcttttcgACCAACTTTTTATCCTGTCTAATCTTTAAAGCCTAAACATCCTCGTGAACATCCCGCAGCCTCAATTTGGTAGGTTGAGCTGTAGGACCCTTATCACCACGTGAACCCTTTTCTTTCTACCATCACAGATGAGATGATGGCAAATTTGTACACAACTAGGCCCCACTCATCTCATCACCACCACAACTTGCTATCATGATTCCCACCCCAAAACATCTCCACATGGTCTGCCACCACACTGGATCATGATGCACAAAATCACCACCCTTGGTATTATTCTCGGTCCATCTCCCAATTATATTGACGTGCATGTCAACATTACATTTTACAATCCTTCCTATATTTGTATAAATACCCCCCCACGGTAGATAGGGCTAGAGCAACTTAAGTTTGTCCATTAGGTAAGCCActaaccaaaaaagaaaaaagaaaaagaaagaaagaaaacccaGTTTGagtttttaggttttctttttcttttgggttcaTGAGCATGGAGAAGAGTAGGTCTTATCCTGAATACTCATCATCTTTTTCAGGCGAGTTCGGGTCGAATTCATACAGCTTCAATGGACCTTATCAGAAGGGTACTGGCTTTGCAACATCAAGTGATCCAGAGATGAAGAGAAGGAAGAGAATAGCATCTTATAATGTCTTTACCATGGAAGGAAAGCTTAAATCTAGTGTAAGGAACAGCTTCAAATGGATCAAGAACAAGTTTAGTAGTACTGATGTTCGTTATGGTATGTGATTGGGTtgattctatatatatatatatgcatggaGTACATATTTGGTTTTGTCTACTTTCTCGgatcaaagagaaaaaaaaagagaggaatttttaatttctctcATGGGAAAGCAAAAAGAGTGTTAAGAAATAtagttttcttctttatttatctttctggAATGGAATATGCAGATGCCATGCATCGATCATTACAAGTTTGATCATGTGTATGTTTggagattaaaaaaaaaaatggaaaaaaagaagcagTGCTTTTCCCCATAGTCTCTCCTAGCTACCATGTTTTTGGCTCAGTATAAAAATCTACAGAAACtattatgatgatgatgataaacAAAATACTCTCATTTTGTTGACTCATATTCAAACAAATTTAAGATGTtctctttatattatttaatttctttattataactTTTCCTTATATTTTGACAAAAAGACCTGTCAAGAAGTGAAGCCATGATATGTAtgcaatttttattcatttatttaattttttccttaaagaaagaaattgttgATCTTGGAAATAACTAGAGAGGTGTTATTGATTgatcttttcaattttattttttaaaaactgtATATATACAAAGAGGAAGAATAGTATATTGAATCCAAACTAATAAGCCAAACTCACATAAACACACAAATTTGGCTCCATCCAATTTGGTTTTGCTGGACagaaataattatgataatgTCTTCATGGACCTGAACTATACGACACACATATAGCTACTACCTAATACACCCAATAACCACTTGATTCTTAAtaagatttgataattaattatcattttaattattgatcaaTTAAGAACTTAATTGAGGGGTATCCAAGTTTCAAGTTAAATTCTCAAAATCAACAatatgttaaaagaaaaacaaacaaaaaaaccTATTGACTGCAATTTCTTACATCTCTGAAACTAGTTGCTATATAAATAGATAGATTAAGTTGTAGAAATATGTTAAAGAAAGGTGAAAGAAGCAATTACCAACAAGAGGACTTGGTTTGTTAGCATGTCCCTTTTAAGCCCACGCGTCCTTTGccatatttatatcaattgtTTGCTGggtataataataaatatcagtATCTGTTTACTTTTTATATGCAACTACTTTTCTCCATTCAATATCATAATCAGATTCCTCATCCCTTTCCATTGTCCTCTGAACCCCCCTTTTCACAatgaataattttctttataaacaaaagaaaaaaggtaagAAAAGATTCCgcaattatataatttttacgCTTTATTTAAGTACCGTAAACGAGTCGAAATCATTATCGAGCTTGAATTCTTATTCgctattttaatctttttaatatctcattgatgattttaaatttaatttgctTATATTTTACGAatgagaataagaaaaaataaaatttatgatctaaaaataattaaaatatttttataattaaactaaattaacatactgagttaaatatttatcttttcaagtttaatttcaatttttgataaattttaaaatatattattttattaaaacttgaATGAATTAAAAACTAAGCCAAATTCGAATTCGGTAGAATTATTTCAGTCATTTTATATTCctagtgtatatatatctAGTGAGGAAAGCCGCGtttctaaaatcaaatcaaattatttattatttgggAAAACAATTTAATGATGAATTTAGTGTAtctcaatttgatttttatttttttaatgaagaatTACTTAATTAAGAGATTGTTTTATAATAGAGTAAATCAATTGTCCTTGAAAAGGCCACCTACTATTTAATGAATGGGACCATTTATGAAAGGGGCCGACAAGGAACATAAATTGTAATGAATGATTGCCCCAAGAGGTGAAAAACTAAAGCCTGCATGGTGAATAATGATCTAATGCAATTCTTTATATCAATCATAATCATTTAATGCATTAATCTCTCTtcatacatattaatatttagtgTATTCACTTTCTTGAATGTCACCAacaggggaaaaataatataaaattgtgGCCAAAAAGTAATTCATGAAAATACAGCACTTGCAGCTCAATGTGGGTACTCTCGCATGGTGCCTAGTTATCCATTGCAAAGACTCCTACACGTTTTCCTTGATTCAATTTTCTGAATTCTCTTGTGGAAGCAGATCTATTCATTTGATTAAATCTGTAGTACATGGTGTCATTGTTGCACTTGGTGGTGCTGCTGGATTTATAGGCTGATGGTAAGGGAGGCAGCCCTTGTGTTCTTGGAGACATCTTTTGCTTGGAAGATGAAATTGGAGGGGAGAGCAAGAAAGCTGGGCTTTCTGCCCTGCCAGTCGATAACTTTGCCCCTGAGGAGCTGCTGCTAGTACTGCTTCTTGGCTCCTGACTTCGGAGTTTTGGCTTTTCAATCTTTTCTTCCTCCTGAAAACCGGaatacatttattttctttcatcagGTTTCCAACTTAAAACTTCACAGCTTTCTAAAGCTTGTCGGCTGAGATCACATATTTTGCAACCTTAATAATGCGCAGCGTTTTTTAGTGCAAGTATGGTGTTATTGTCTTCAAATCTCTTTGGTTTTCTGCATCTAATGCCTACTTCTTAAAGGCGAATTCTCTCGGTGAGCTTgtcagaaaaagaagaagaagaagaagaatcagTACCTCTTTGGAACGTGTGGAGTCTGCGTTTTGTTTTTCAGCTTCTATATCTTTTCTTCTATGCTCACGATATGTTCGAGACCTTCGTTTCATTTTCGAATTTCTGTGCCTAAACAAAGATGATGCTGCTGATGAGAAATTCTAGATTGTTAAAAGGAATGAAAAGCTAATGCTTACTGCTAAAACTCAAGAACATCGGAAACTGATTACAGACCAAAATTGGCAAAGGAACAGTTCATTAGCTTATTATTACATGAAAACTTACTTTCTCAGCTCATTAGCTTGAGCAAGTTCATCTTCCTCTCGCCAAATTACAGGAAGACCTGATAAGTCGCAGGCTAGAGGGCTAGTATAAAAGAACTGCAACAACAATCCATTTGAAGTGAATGGAGAACCAACAAAAGGGTATCCTATAGTTGCTGTTTATATGTAATGAAAAATTTGACAACAAAATCACAAAGTTATTGGCTGTATTGTACAAGAACATAAAAATAGAGTGTGTGTTTATCCTGCAAGTGCACACGAGAAAAGGAATTCTGAATCGTAATGGCACGAATCAATCACTCGAGTACTTACATCATTCTGGAGAGCCGAAGATGCAGAGCCACGATATGCAGGATCTAGAGCAAGGAGAGTGGTCAATAGACCCAATGATGATTCAGGAAACTCCCCAAAAGCTTCAAAAAGACTAGGCTTGTATGATTTTGGAGGTCGAAaagttgtagatagccttaaCTTTTTCCAATAGTCTTCAGATGGTGTACCACATAGTTTAAAAATCCTGTGTAGCTGTTCAACCTGAATGCATGAAACTTGATAGATTGAGATTAGACTCGGGATCTGTTTATTAAAGAGGCCTGAAACTACTTTAACTTTTGAAGTTTTTGTAATAGCTTTTGATCAATTATGTTTTATTCATTGTTTTAATAGATGATGCTAAACAGTATCTTTTACCTCAGTTCTTCCAGGCATGATTGGCCTGCCTGCAAACATCTCTGCCAAGAGGCATCCAGCACTCCAAAGATCAATACCTACTCCATAATCTGTAGCACCTAACAAAAGCTCAGGAGCTCTATACCAAAGTGTCACAACCCGGCTAGTCAGAGGACGCTTATTACGTTCAGGAGAGTAATAATTTGCAAGCCCAAAATCAGCAATCTTTAACACCccatttttatcaattaacaAATTAGACCCTTTGATGTCTCTATGCAAAATTCCTCTTTCATGGCAATGCTGCAGCCCTGAAAGCAGCTGATGCATATAGCACTTGACCTGCATTGATACAGAACATTAGCATCCAAGCCAAATCAAGCAAACATCTGCaaaggaaagaaatgaaagaactTTCTACCTGTGGTTCTGTAAGTCTTCCTTCAGGACGGGTAATGATGGTTGCTAGATCCGACTGCATAAAATCGAAAACAAGATACAGACTATACTGCATTCTTGATGTGGCTATTCCTTCAAGCTTTACCACATTTGGATGATCAAGCTTTTGTAGCATCATTATCTCTCGTGCCATAAATCTCACACTCTGAGGTTCTGAAGTGTCAAACTTGACCTTCTTCAATGCGACAATCTTTCCTGTGTCTCTGTCTCGAGCTTTATACACATTGCTGTATGTACCCTGACctacctatatatatatatatatatatccaaaCAAGAGAGATTTTAACAATCAAACCAAACCCAATGGGTCATCAGCTAACCAAACTTAGTCTTGACAAAGATCACAAATATTTAAGATGAGAAGTTACTAACTTTATCAATCTTATCATAATTCTCTGCACTTTTTGGGATCAAGCCAGCCAAAACTTGTTTAGGAACATTATCAGTGAGCCACTTTGGCCAACCATTAACAGTCTTACCTTCATCAACAAGCAAAGTTCTTTCCTCTCCACCACCAAAAATCCGATCTTTCTCTCCAATTCGATCACTTAGCTTCCTGCCTCCGCCACTATCAAAGCCAGCATCGCAGTTCTTGAGAAGTGGATCAGAGTTATTCAACCTCTGCCCTATGGACCTTCTATGACCAACAAGACCTCCTTTTGAAAGATACCCATTTTCCATTTTCAGCTTCTGTAAATGATTTGATGGTGAATTTGTTGATGACTTGCTCTGTGCACACCCCATTGGTCTCTCTATCTGGATCTAGTCTGAAAGATCACAAATGGTTCTTTAATGAATAACATTAGCAAGCAAACAAGAGACGATTTCAAAGAGAAAGACAGTGAGACATGTGgtgaaatttgagaaagcaaagaaaaagattgtAGAAAGACAGTGACAGAGAATTTGCCGGCTTTAGCCGgcaattgttatttttttggaattttactgcattaaaagaaacaacgaaaaaaaaaaaatctgtttgctatttattttattaagaactttgaaatcttattctttttttcttgtaataTCCACtggaaaatgaaaatttcaaGAAAGTGAATATACATATAAACCATTGGAGTGAGCATAGCATCTGCAATGAATATGCATAAAGTCTTGGTTTGCGCTCTGTTTATGGCGggaattatttctttttattctttcagtaaaaatgagaaataaagaTCAATTGGGTTTTCGCCACGTAGGAGCATTTGAAATGGTAACCCACTAAGTTCTTGCCATGTCATCAAATGGGTCTGCTAAATTGTGGGTCCTGTTTGATGCATGGGAGATATTTGTTGGGTTCTTTTACAATTCTTGAGCTTGAACGCACAAgaacctttttatttttctttaggactttttacttttcttgatACTGATTTACGTTGGAGCTGTGCATTATCTAGTATCTTAACCCATTTCTTTGAGGTATGATTTAAGcttcttttatgttttaaatcAATGTTTGTGCTGCTTACTGAAATATTCTTCGCCTGTTCAATTTCATTAAGACCCAATCAAGAAATGCATTTTGTCTATGGATATCTCTACTTTAGGGTTTCTTTTGAAGCTCTTTTGACATTTCAGTGATTGCTCCAATAAAAATTGCATTTCTAATCCTTGGTTTTACCTGTTCAATAATCTTCGGTCGTGGATGAAATTTGACAACCCTAGGTCTGCTGATTTTACTTAAATTGCTACAGTAGGGATTAGGGTGCAAAGGCTAcccaattattatttttttaattataatgtgGGTTAGGGTTCATGGGCATTCATAGAAATAGTCAGACAGCATAGTCCTAAAGATAGCAATTTAAGTTTGTGAATCATGTTAGTCGAATTAGCTTTTCAGCTTGATTTAGAATTTACATATCTTTAGTTGACCTGAAATTGGCATGTCATCTTGCACTAGGATTTAGGCAGGTTCACGTTGTGTGTTTAATTGGGGTTTCTTTCACTAATACGTGTTATGTTTGAGTATGCTTTAGTTCTTCTTAGGCTTGTTTATTAAGCTTAACAAGGGTGTATGAGTCCAAGGTTTGAAATGAAAGCATATTAATGTACTCATATGAATAATCAATTTGAAAGGAAATAAGAATCTTCTAGATGAATTCTTCTACATGTTTATGTACAAAGCTTAGTTACAAATCCTAATCTGGTGTCCTGACTGAAAATGACGTGTCTTTCTgaatttgaatatttgattttatacaaGAAGATGCCTAGTTTGTGTTTCAACTAGTAAGGTACAAGATGAGATATGATCACGATGGTCGTGGTTCAGGTAATCAAGCTATCATCAGCTGAAGCCTGtggttacttttcttttcctcttttggAGGACTAGGGAACATGATAGCTCTTTGTTAGCATGAGTACCTGATAGTAGAAACTTCATTGTCATCATCTTGGTTGCAAGATAGTACTGGCTTACTTTGATTTTGGTTAGCATCGTTACTGGAGCATAATGAATGATAATTTCTTGATTTATCTCAGTGTATTAAATCTTTAGGATCTcacttttgatttttctttaaa is a genomic window of Ricinus communis isolate WT05 ecotype wild-type chromosome 2, ASM1957865v1, whole genome shotgun sequence containing:
- the LOC8283192 gene encoding uncharacterized protein LOC8283192 — protein: MSMEKSRSYPEYSSSFSGEFGSNSYSFNGPYQKGTGFATSSDPEMKRRKRIASYNVFTMEGKLKSSVRNSFKWIKNKFSSTDVRYGM
- the LOC8283193 gene encoding probable serine/threonine-protein kinase At1g54610: MGCAQSKSSTNSPSNHLQKLKMENGYLSKGGLVGHRRSIGQRLNNSDPLLKNCDAGFDSGGGRKLSDRIGEKDRIFGGGEERTLLVDEGKTVNGWPKWLTDNVPKQVLAGLIPKSAENYDKIDKVGQGTYSNVYKARDRDTGKIVALKKVKFDTSEPQSVRFMAREIMMLQKLDHPNVVKLEGIATSRMQYSLYLVFDFMQSDLATIITRPEGRLTEPQVKCYMHQLLSGLQHCHERGILHRDIKGSNLLIDKNGVLKIADFGLANYYSPERNKRPLTSRVVTLWYRAPELLLGATDYGVGIDLWSAGCLLAEMFAGRPIMPGRTEVEQLHRIFKLCGTPSEDYWKKLRLSTTFRPPKSYKPSLFEAFGEFPESSLGLLTTLLALDPAYRGSASSALQNDFFYTSPLACDLSGLPVIWREEDELAQANELRKHRNSKMKRRSRTYREHRRKDIEAEKQNADSTRSKEEEEKIEKPKLRSQEPRSSTSSSSSGAKLSTGRAESPAFLLSPPISSSKQKMSPRTQGLPPLPSAYKSSSTTKCNNDTMYYRFNQMNRSASTREFRKLNQGKRVGVFAMDN